Genomic window (Magnolia sinica isolate HGM2019 chromosome 10, MsV1, whole genome shotgun sequence):
gaaaaaccgatcaacggggtccgaactgggcgcagtgtggaccgttcgatccccattttgtcgaacgcctgggtaaataacacgtctgcagatgaccccgtatcgacgagtatccgaaacacttttcggttagcgatagtcagggtgacaatcaatgcgtcatcgtgggggtggtagatgcctcgggcatcttcctctgtgaacgagatgcaatatctttctcttttcttctcctttggtggccgatcgaTGATCATGAGATCGGACTGatgctgactaagttttcttgcatgactccttcgtgcattgtttgagtcgtttcttctgaatgtttccGAACCTGGAGGGATTCGAAactaaaacgcttgatataatctttcaatagctctccctgcttttgaactacgttgttcagatgtgcagggggctttaacttcttctttccgccgacgaagttggtgaggaaagcgtcactcagctcagcgaatgagctgatggattttggtttcaactgtttgaaccacagtcgagctacgtCGGTCAATGtgagagaaaaggcccgacacattactgcatccgaggcatcatggagctccatataggttctgaagcattcaatatgttcggtcgggtcagtcttgccggtgaaaggagtgatttgaggtaatcgaaacctctcgggtaaccgggccttcagtaccgagtccacgaagggggacgccttcgcttcggacccggttgagaatacattccggccgtgcttcatgtccgccatttctttcgccatctcttcccgcacttctcttttaaaattctggatatcggctttccaaggttcactgctctctgccgtgccttccatggatgggcgattgcgcctccttcgctctatttcgtgccgGAGATCAGTCGGGGGCAAGGAAGCATTGGCTGACtgtgctggagatggttctgatccaccttggggttggctcggccggaaagactgcggcgcggaaggttgaggatcaaccgtcGTAGTTGGTACGtgctccccttgaggatgcgagagtggctgcatttgctgctgatacattcggtCCAGCATCTGCTTCAGCATACTCCtatcggagcggatttcttgaacctccttgtccaaccgaccatcgtcgcgaccccgctgattgttgcttgttccggtcgcccctcgtcggcggttattaggtgggttctgggcggctggacccgctggccctgtaatcgcattctcattcaaatcttcttctgggaccgtccttctagtcattaccATTGGAATCCGTATAGAGACACGAGATGACTTTTtgtacgttcccacagacggccccaaactgttgatgcaaatgtctggttcgtcctcctagacccttgtatgcctgcacagaaagaggacaaaggagaccctggctcgagcaggggaccctccgatgccaaagtcaggcctggattctgggtctaagagtattgaggaactttttagagagaatttgtttcgtacctttcAAGGTGACAGggatccttcttttatagctgctggggccttTGTCGCACAAGGAttttcctcctgatattgagcgcgggatcttctcctggtatcacggagataggatcgtgcccatcttgagccttcatccgatcccgtgagcttcggggtcggagatcttatcccaagatatccgggacgagacccgacctagcgacggtcgatcTGGCAAgatggtccgcccgacgcatgcccgggacgctgatgagtcgtccgaaccgacccaacctttgtctcggtttagcgaatcttgcctcggatttgacacatccttcggtgacccgaggcattaagtccgagtcttcggacttgtattttttgccCCCAACAGATCTATTGAACTCAAATCTTCAAGAAGCACACCAAAAGGTTTTTACTCCCTCCAAACTGAATTATCCTCTCTAAGAAAAATTGAGAGGGGAAAggggagaaagagaaaaggaaggaAGCATGGATGGGTGGTTGTTTTACAACTAAGAAAAGGAGGTAGGGAGCATGGAAGGACTACCctatttgattcaaaggaaaaTGATACAGACCATCAATTAAAATAAGTGTAAtatcaaccattgaaaactttcaaaTGGTCCAAAATCAAATTTGAATCCACACATTGATTGGTGAGGATCATCGATTCAGAATGCATGTTGGGCTGTCACACAGCATCCCTCTGGCCATGTCTCCATGTGTGCCCATCAGGGAAAGAGATAACAAGGAATTAAGAAGGGCTATTAGTATTAAAAAGGATGTATTTAAATAAACATCGATTTTCCATCAAACAAATACAAGATACAGATGGATCAAATACAAGATTTATGAAAGCAATGAATCTGCCTTTGAGTTTGGGGAGGGTAATGTATTCCATGGTGATTCAGTTACATCTGCCTTTGAGTTTGGGGAGGGTAATGTATTCCATGGTGATTCAGTTACAGATGTAGTTGTCAATCTTATCATGTGTTGGTCAGGCAATGGGGAGCTTTCATATGAGCAAACCATTGTAGGAATGCAAGATCCAATTTTCGCTGCCACTGTCATTGTCGCCTACTCTTTAAAAACAGAGAATTCGACTGGGAACTCCGCCAGTATCCCACAGTGCTTTGTCAATGAGAATGAATTGGATCAATGCAATTGTAAGAAGAACCGGAGACGGGAGACGTTCGTGGTGAAGTGAGTGTATTTTGAGGAAATTGGCAATATGAGATAAGAGAAAGCCAACACTTCCATCCACACATGAATAGGAATAAAGATTTTACAGGCAATCGATAAAAGATCATTGTCATGAGATTGTTGAGTGAGCAACCATTCTTATGGCATTGCTTGTAGCCATTGTATCCATCTTCTTCTGATGatgctcttcttctttctcaccATGTTCATTGTCACTGCTAACATTCTTCTCACTTTGCTTGTAAGTAATATCCCTTCACCCCAAGAAAAGAGAGAACAAAGACCAGAACTTGGGAAGTAACAAAAGATCAGACCATACAACGAAGGAGGCGAGTAGCAAATGCAGACTCCATTGTAGTAGTTTATGTTATGCGAGGTTTGTACCTCAGAATTCAGGTTGCGCAAAGAGAGGGAAGTGTTATTGGCTATGTactaaaaatcagattgatcaggTGTTCACCACTAACTAAAggacttgaatatatatatatatatatatatatatatatatatatatatatatatatatatatatatcatttgccTGTTGTAATTCTTACAGTTCATTAGACATCTATATGTAACTATCAACAAGCTAGGGACATTTTCATCGAAACCATTGTTTAGATCCTACTATCTAGGCATCTCAACTGTACTTGAGCTACATCCCATAACTGTATCAAACAGGAATCTAATGGGAGATTGTTTGGATGTACTTGATATATACATCCCATAACTATATCAAAACCCCACACCGGAACTTAAAGGGCGATGGCTTGGCGCAGAGTCCTCTCAATAATACAAGTGTTGGGTTTAAACTGTAAGTGACTTTTACCTGAAAGTGCTTGCTAGCTCCACACCTGTCCCAACCTCACATGTAGcaaagcatggcccacctaatagatCAATAGGCAAGAGAATTGGGTCATTCAACAGTCCAGTAATTCACTTTAGGATAAGATTGAttcaatggggcccacctcaaatgtgcCCCGGCCCGCACACATGAATCGCTGCCTCTTCAATTATTGGCCCACGAAATACCCCAGCAGTAGCTCAGTCCACAAACAAAGCCAATCCAAGAAAAGGAGAAATATAGGAAAGTTGGGGGTAGCAATGGGCTGGTATGCCCAACGGGTACCTGAACCCATCTTGATATGGGCCAGGCATGAGTGCAACTGAATGGCTAGTCAAGGGTCTTTACTCTTGCTCccgtggtagactctcaggagtttcaacgccTAGTCaaaggtttgagtacccataggtggtgaaattccaatgTGGCATAAGTGtctgggggtgtgtgtgcatgtgttaaaaaaatttaaaatgtcCGGGTTTGGCCATTGTTTTGGACTCAAACCCAATTATAtaatgtataatattatatatatgtgtgtgtgtgtcaaatACTCTAATGAATTTATAATTAACAATTACTAGAAACAATTAGCATCCTTAGCTCACAAAACTATATAAACTTTGCATCTTTGCAAGATAAGTTAATTCTTATAACAatatggatgtgggacccaccctggcaTGTGTAGTTTCTCATCCAGCAATGTTACCCTATTATAAAAGTAgactgatccaaccatcatgtgggccatgaagtgaatttgaaagtttttgtttaattgtccattattttctatggtgtggcttaCTTAATAATTATATTCCACCAACAAAAGGTTAAATTCGTCAAGTAGCATttataattttcaattatttgaattCCTCCATGTGGAAACATATGCAATTTTTGTGAGAGGAACATGagatttttacttttatttaaacAAAAGCTCTAAACTTAGAATTTATATTTcaatggtttttttatttttttacgaaAAATAATCATTGCGTGGTTATTACTGGACAGGGATTTGGTACTACCCCGCCTGTACCGGGCTCAgaaaggggcccaccgtgatttatgggttTATCAATACTGTCCATCGATTTTTttaatgtcattttagggcacgagaattaaaataaggcagatccaaggcttctACGGCTCCCAggattttttaaatggtgtgtgtttaatccccactgtgtgttTCACTTAATCCTTAGATCTACGATATTTTTTatcttatatcctaaaataacatgaaaaaatggatgaacggtgttgatagaCCCATACATGACGGTGGGCTACTCAGAGCCCCAGTCTGTTCTGAGCTCCGTACAGGTGGGGTAGTACATAATCCGCAGCCGTTATAATTGAttactttcatttcatttggATTCTATGTATCCAAACACTCCCTCAAACAAAATGAAAATCCCAAGCTTATCCACTGGCTCAATGAAATTAGATTTTTTGGGACGCTTTGGTAATTTACCTCCAATCCCGGGGTATTTTGGGCAATTCAAACTTTTCCGCGAAAGAAAAAGCGGTAAAATAAAGCAAGCGCGTATaatgaaaacaactaagaaaacatTGGAATTTATTTGACCATGTGATGGTTCACTTCATACTCGTGAGCTCTGGAATCGTAGGAGTTAGATACATTTAagtaaatctaaaccgtccaaaatcGTGGCTCCACCATAGATTGGTTAGAAAAAAAATTACGCCAACTATCTGCATGCCATTTTAACCATAGATTACATTGATCAGCTGTATCTGTTTAGGGTTGTGATTCATCTAAAGTGGACCCAATACTTTTTTGGACGGTTAGATGGGACTATCTCAACCTTTGTTAGTGTAGAAGTCCGACTGATGGATGATCACAGAAGTTCCACGCGTGCCACTATATCATCATACGTGTTTTCCTCTGGTATCGTACAATGCTCGAGCTGGAAGGTTGTACATCTttctgtacaagtggggcctgTATCTACCAATCAGAACCGTTAACACGACAGCACCGCTGTAATGGCCCACTTATGAAGAAAATAACCTAGATTGGAGGATTACATCTTTCGTTTATATGGATTTCATCTCTGTGGAATTTGAACCGTTGTATTTTTTTATCTGGTAACCGTCCATCTATTAACCATCCATTGAAGATTAAGATCcttcaaatctggtgggccattggtgcatgggccatccaccgaaccatgggccccacttgctctAACCTGCACGAGCTGATGACCCGAACGGCACGATACAGCACTTCCGCCCGAGCATGATTTAATTCCTGTTTATTTCCACGTGTACTTCTAGAGACAtccagagagagaaagaagcctcTTCCCTCTCTCACCATAAGAACAGATTTACACGCCCTAGAATCATCCCCAATTcctgagagagagatagagatagagagagctgATTTTCGCGCCAGAATTTCGTTTTTTCCTTTTGATCTGGTTGGGTATTTGCAGAGATCTGATTACCCTTTTGCAGCGAGATGGCGGGATTTTTGTCGATGAAGATGAAGAGAAAGGATCTGGAAGATGTGTACGACGAGTTCTCAGAATTTTCGCTGTCTTCTCCCGCTAGGAAGATCCGTAGACTGGTGAGTTtcagattttcttcttcttcttcttttttttcttttttttttttttttgttttctcttgAAATTTGCGTTCCTGTTTTGATTTTTGGTTGGATTTTGTGGAGATGTTGTTGTATGATGTTCCTTGTTTGGTTGGATTGAGTTCtctatttttcccaatttttggaaAATTTAGGAAAACTCTCATTTCTGGATGAACTGTGAAGAATTGTTTGGAATTTGTTGTTACctctagaaaataaaataaaattattaggaGTCttgtcgtcgtcgtcatcatcaccCCATTGATGATCATCATCTTCTTAATCAGAACTACACCGTCAGatgatcatcatcttcatcatcagaACTATGTCTCACGATCAGATGATCATCATGGTCGTTGCTGGTCATCTTCATGATCACCCTCATCACTGCTATTTTGACCATCATCATGATCACATGGTGATGATCATGATCGTCATCATCACCGGTATTTTGACTGTCATCATGATCACATTAATTATCATCCTCGTAGCTGTCATATTCATTATGTCAATGATCTTCACCAGCATAATCTCATCATCAACACCATGTTGATCATGATTATCTTCACCATACCTTAATCTCCCTGTTGTGAAGATCACCGTCAACACAGCCCATCTTTTGCGTTTTGATCACTTGCTGTATGTTCTAGCAGGAAGAAAGATACTGTTGAATGCTCTTTCATATGGCTTTAGGAAAAAAACTTATAAGAAGAAGGGGAATTATCACATATGTTTGAGCGTACATGAGTTCCCATACGATTGAGgttctgtagggcccactgcaatgtgtgTGGAATACAAACTGTGCATCAGATGAGCATCCTCATGATTGCAGTAAAGCTCAAAGATATGccaatctaaaactcaggtgggacacaccatagggAACCATGTGGAATCACACCCAAAGGACCTCTaaattcttgtggtgtggctagcctgatttttggctgTCTGATGACTGGATTGGCTAGCATATGGACAATGTTGTGCCCCACAGACAATCTGGAAGTTTCTACGGTGGGAGCCCCCCTCATTGCTCTACTCCCCATTGTTCCCGTGGTGTGGCCCGGCacgcacctgagttttggattaggctgattgtTAGTGGGCaactgatggacagattggatggcacaGGCATATCACGGGGGATCTTCACAGCTCGACTGTATGGGAACTCAGATGATTGCTGAAACTCTCTCTTGCAACGATGATGATATGGATTTTTATGTTCTCCACTCTACTATATCCAATGCTACCTTGCATGCAAAATCCGTGCATTCGTTTCCTTTTCTCCATTCAGAACTGCTGCATTTCGACATTATTTTGGCTGACTTCCTGTTTGGAGTTTAATCCATACTGACATATTCAAAACCTAATTCCAATGGATAAAGTCCTGAGGTGTCATGTTGgggatgtattcaagcaaacctctCCTGTTCGATACTAATTTGGGTGCCTCTCTTAAATTGAGAACTTTTGTAGATTCCTGTTCACATACATGTATCAGaaacttagatttttttttcttcttcttttcaagaGTTAGTAAATTGTATATATCTGCCTTTTCATGTGTTACAAGGATGCGGATTTGCCTCCAATAATGGAAGAAGAACCAGCTATTCCTCCAGTTTTTGGCCAACCATCGCCAGATGAGCACCTTAATGTCAGTACTGGGCAATTAGGAGCTGCAATGGAAGAGGCAGCCCCATCTCTTCCCTTGAATGAAGAGAGAGCTCTTGTTCTCTACAAGCCAGTTAACATGCCATTCTTGCAATCTTCAAGTTCATCCAATATCTCCTTGAAAGTGAATACGGAGCTGATTCCAGGTTTTAAGAGTAAGTTCCCAACTACCACCTCTGATTCATGTCCACAACTTGCAGCAGTTTTTTGTAGTAGTTCTGTTTGTCAATTAGTAGCGTGTTCAGCTTCAGGTGATGATATGGGGAAGTAGCTAACATGTGACTTGCTGAAATCCATCTAGATCATCATCAACATTTCTGGTTGGGGCATCCAAACATCATAACGGAGGTGGAGGATGACGAGGCATCCATGGATGAAAACCTGGCATCCACCAACCACTGCCTGGCTGTTGTTCCATGGGTCCCATCTCAGCTTCATGCGGATCACCTGGAAATAAATGGTTTGTCGGAGCCAATGGACACTGAGGAAGCAGGTGCAGTAACGATGGAAGTCGAGGAAGAGAATCCATCCACCAGTGTTGGAGGGCAAGAAGAAGCAAGGGTGCCTGCTGGGATGGGAGGGGGTGATGGTTTACAGCAGTGGCAGCAGCACTGCTTGACCCCACAGATCCCGCAGAGCACATCTACCCCGATCATGTGGTCTTGGTGAGAGAGATGGCGAAGTGTTGGTTGTGATCTCTACTATGACTGTGGATAGTTTTTTACCCCTCCTTTTTCTTCGTTCTCCTTCCCTGCATGCCTTTGGAAGAGCTATGCATGCAGGCAGGCAGAAAAAGGAAACATACAAAGGGAAGGTTTTGGCTGTTGTAACTGAGATATAAGAGGGGTTTTCAAGTAAAAGGCCCGTCCAAACAATGGTCAGAAGTTGAAATGTTGTACATATGTAGGTGAAGATACTGAGATGATTTCTCTTTGATTTGGATGAATCTATGTTTGGCCTTGTGCTTCTTCTCCTGATTATCTTGTGTTTTTTTGGTAAGGTGTTTGTCCCTTTCTCCAAGATTAAGAAAACAATTGGATTACCATTTCAATGTCCCTGGGTCCCATTCCAAGGGAGCTAGCTAGCTGCATCAGACAAAAACAATTAGTTTGCTTTTTAGTAGTAGTAGATTTTTACAGTAGTTACCCAAGTTTTGCTGCCATTTGTAAATACCTAGGGCGATGAGATGGGTCATTTGTAGATACCCCCCACCGTGAGTTGCATGTAAATCAGAAGCGTGCATATCTTTGTTTTCAGCGTCTGTGGATCTAAGTTTGATGAATGCGGATCCTTTCCTCTCAAAATTTGATATCTCTGGAATGGCAGCTGGTTCTCATGACTGGGTCCTATATATTTTTGTGAAGACAGTTGGGGGTTTCACATTGGGATCTTCCATGTTTGATTGCACCATCTAATGGTCTGGATTGAAGAAGGTGCTTGCTCACAAATAAAATGATTCGGACGGCTTGGATCTGGGCATGGAACGATTTGACTAGGCAGACTCGACTCCTTCGGACGACTCCACCCGAACTGAGTAGACTTTGTCCAATTCgaattcaaaccgagttgagttcgtaACTCGACTTGACTCTAAATCTGACTCGGTACTGACTCAATCCGAAACCTGACTCTACCTTAACCGAAATTTGACGTTTAAGATCTAAGATGgccatgtagctgatggagagacGACAATTCTGGAGCTGTGATTTCAGCGCATGGATACCTACTGCACCCGACCCAATTCAGTGCTGACTTGACCCGACTCAGTACCTGTGACCAGGTCGGACT
Coding sequences:
- the LOC131217506 gene encoding uncharacterized protein LOC131217506, giving the protein MAGFLSMKMKRKDLEDVYDEFSEFSLSSPARKIRRLDADLPPIMEEEPAIPPVFGQPSPDEHLNVSTGQLGAAMEEAAPSLPLNEERALVLYKPVNMPFLQSSSSSNISLKVNTELIPGFKNHHQHFWLGHPNIITEVEDDEASMDENLASTNHCLAVVPWVPSQLHADHLEINGLSEPMDTEEAGAVTMEVEEENPSTSVGGQEEARVPAGMGGGDGLQQWQQHCLTPQIPQSTSTPIMWSW